The following are from one region of the Shinella sp. PSBB067 genome:
- a CDS encoding GumC family protein, whose translation MSGVHESQQDVDIDLGGLFGSIWRNRMRMLLATVACAGIAFAGANLVTPRYKGEARLLIETREPAFTTGQDRAQGRDQPAFDELGIASQVQLLQSADLIKQVARDMKLYELEEFDTTARPSAVSDLLVLLGLKKNPLDLPPEERVLKEFAGKLVVYQVERSRVIGIEFTSKDPRLAAAIPNEMARVYLSLQSGAKLDANSEATRWLEPEIANLREKVREAEQKVAEYRSQSDLPPTGDSATFAMRQLNDISTEVARVRGERASAEARAESVRAVLKNGGAPDTLSEVVGSQMIQRLKESEAQIQGQISDLSTSLLEGHPRLKGLRSQLAGIRTQIKAETQKILSSLENEAKTARLRESQLMQQLNTLKAETARAGEDEVGLKALEREATAQRQLLETYLARYREATSRTDSSSTPADARVISAAVEPTDVSFPKVVPITVVGGVVGFALSAIVILLAELFSGRALKPVGAAAAMPRRRDEDMEELAEPVAPDNEPFAAKGPAARPEYGAVRDMGAPARSLLSDIGPEEEDEELEISPDGAAVAEDDNDFSIAAVARHLIENNISVVVSVSPSGDRGSTATVMLARRIAEEHRKTLIIDLTGSACPTRLMAQSVHLPGITDLLVGDAAFGDIIHGDRLSGAHIIPRGNANIKRAMRGIDRLAIVIDALSDAYDTVIVECGPAEVEGVRRLTRGQETDIVLSIPGAGEDEIVDLIGAFGEAGYNEIVLMTGEGSEPPGHPGRRAA comes from the coding sequence ATGTCGGGCGTTCACGAAAGCCAGCAGGATGTCGATATAGACCTTGGCGGTCTGTTCGGCTCGATCTGGCGCAACCGCATGCGGATGCTTCTGGCGACCGTCGCCTGCGCGGGCATCGCCTTTGCCGGCGCGAACCTGGTCACGCCGAGATACAAGGGCGAGGCGCGCCTGCTCATCGAAACGCGCGAACCGGCCTTCACGACGGGCCAGGACCGGGCGCAGGGCCGTGACCAGCCCGCCTTCGACGAGCTGGGCATCGCCAGCCAGGTCCAGCTCCTGCAGTCGGCCGACCTCATTAAGCAGGTCGCCCGCGACATGAAGCTCTACGAGCTGGAGGAATTCGACACGACGGCCAGGCCGTCTGCCGTTTCCGACCTGCTCGTGCTGCTCGGCCTGAAGAAGAACCCGCTCGACCTTCCGCCGGAAGAACGCGTGCTGAAGGAGTTCGCGGGAAAGCTCGTCGTCTACCAGGTGGAGCGCTCGCGCGTCATCGGCATCGAGTTCACCTCGAAGGACCCGCGCCTAGCCGCGGCAATCCCGAACGAGATGGCCAGGGTCTATCTCTCGCTCCAGAGCGGGGCAAAGCTCGACGCCAATTCCGAGGCGACGCGCTGGCTGGAGCCGGAAATCGCCAACCTGCGCGAGAAGGTGCGCGAGGCCGAGCAGAAGGTCGCCGAATACCGTTCGCAATCCGATCTCCCGCCGACCGGCGACAGCGCGACCTTCGCGATGCGGCAGCTCAACGACATCTCGACGGAAGTCGCCCGCGTGCGCGGCGAGCGGGCGAGCGCGGAGGCGCGTGCCGAAAGCGTGCGTGCCGTGCTGAAGAACGGCGGGGCGCCGGATACGCTCTCCGAGGTCGTCGGCTCGCAGATGATCCAGCGCCTGAAGGAGAGCGAGGCGCAGATCCAGGGCCAGATCTCCGACCTTTCCACCTCGCTCCTCGAAGGCCATCCGCGGCTGAAGGGGCTGCGCTCGCAGCTTGCCGGCATCCGGACGCAGATCAAGGCGGAAACGCAGAAGATCCTTTCGAGCCTCGAAAACGAGGCGAAGACGGCGCGGCTGCGCGAAAGCCAGCTCATGCAGCAGCTCAACACGCTGAAAGCCGAGACCGCCCGCGCCGGCGAGGACGAGGTGGGCCTGAAAGCGCTGGAGCGCGAGGCGACCGCCCAGCGCCAGTTGCTCGAAACCTATCTGGCGCGCTACCGCGAGGCGACCTCGCGCACCGACAGCAGCTCGACGCCGGCCGATGCCCGCGTCATTTCCGCCGCCGTCGAGCCGACGGACGTCTCCTTCCCGAAGGTGGTTCCGATCACCGTCGTCGGCGGTGTCGTGGGCTTTGCACTGAGCGCCATCGTCATCCTTCTGGCCGAGCTCTTCAGCGGGCGCGCCCTCAAGCCCGTCGGCGCCGCTGCCGCCATGCCCCGCCGCCGCGACGAGGATATGGAGGAGCTGGCGGAACCCGTGGCGCCGGACAACGAGCCCTTCGCCGCGAAGGGTCCGGCGGCCCGCCCGGAATACGGCGCCGTCAGGGATATGGGCGCGCCAGCAAGGTCGCTGCTTTCGGACATCGGCCCCGAAGAGGAGGACGAGGAGCTCGAAATCTCACCCGACGGAGCCGCCGTCGCCGAGGACGACAACGATTTTTCGATTGCCGCCGTCGCCAGGCACCTGATCGAGAACAATATCTCCGTGGTGGTCTCCGTCTCGCCGTCCGGCGACCGTGGCTCGACTGCCACCGTCATGCTCGCCCGCCGCATAGCGGAGGAGCACCGCAAGACGCTGATCATCGACCTCACGGGCTCGGCCTGCCCGACGCGCCTGATGGCCCAATCGGTCCACCTGCCTGGCATCACCGATCTTCTCGTCGGCGACGCGGCCTTCGGCGACATCATTCACGGCGACCGCCTGTCGGGCGCGCATATCATCCCGCGCGGCAATGCCAACATCAAGCGCGCCATGCGCGGCATCGACCGGCTGGCGATCGTGATCGACGCGCTGTCCGATGCCTATGACACCGTCATCGTCGAATGCGGCCCGGCGGAAGTGGAAGGCGTGCGGCGCCTGACGCGCGGGCAGGAAACCGACATCGTCCTGTCCATTCCCGGTGCCGGCGAGGACGAGATCGTCGACCTGATCGGCGCCTTCGGCGAGGCCGGCTACAACGAGATCGTGCTGATGACGGGCGAAGGCAGCGAGCCGCCCGGCCATCCGGGACGCCGGGCGGCCTAA
- a CDS encoding DUF2842 domain-containing protein, whose translation MPPRLRKLIGTILIIILVLVYALVATTVASATLGQSPWYIHLLYFALTGLLWILPAMLIIKWMEKPGKPRGE comes from the coding sequence ATGCCCCCTCGCCTCAGAAAACTGATCGGCACGATCCTGATCATCATCCTCGTGCTCGTCTATGCGCTGGTCGCCACGACCGTCGCCTCCGCCACGCTCGGGCAGTCGCCGTGGTATATTCATCTGCTCTATTTCGCGCTGACCGGCCTCCTGTGGATCCTGCCGGCCATGCTCATCATCAAGTGGATGGAAAAACCGGGCAAGCCGCGCGGCGAGTAA
- a CDS encoding integration host factor subunit alpha, producing MSGKTVTRADLAESVFRKVGLSRTESAELVETVIDEICNAIVRGESVKLSSFATFQVRDKNERIGRNPKTGEEVPISPRRVMTFKASNVLKQRVLKAHLARKAKLKPASPAS from the coding sequence ATGAGCGGCAAGACGGTGACACGCGCAGATTTGGCCGAATCGGTTTTCCGGAAGGTCGGGCTTTCCCGAACCGAATCCGCGGAGCTCGTCGAAACCGTGATCGACGAGATCTGCAACGCCATCGTGCGGGGAGAGAGCGTGAAGCTCTCCTCCTTCGCGACCTTCCAGGTGCGCGACAAGAACGAGCGCATCGGCCGCAACCCGAAGACCGGGGAGGAAGTGCCGATCTCGCCGCGCCGCGTGATGACCTTCAAGGCCTCGAACGTGCTCAAGCAGCGGGTGCTGAAGGCGCATCTCGCGCGCAAGGCGAAGCTGAAGCCGGCTTCGCCCGCATCCTGA
- a CDS encoding O-antigen ligase, with protein sequence MSDAALTHAPPFRPQLAAVGIVGSMLVTTGVFLSGFVISEPAPYEVFMAGLIGLWAVVGLRISRGIAPLLVLVVLFNVGGMLSLTVMDDLSSGPMYMAVSLFLALSSVFFAAIVEARPARLELIFRAWVAGALITSILGILGYFHAFPGAEAFTLYDRAKGAFQDPNVFGPFLVAPSLYLMHGLLSGRILGAPLKVVGVLTLALGLFLSFSRAAWGLYLFGVVALVFVMLLKERTGAFRLKILILSLSAAGLMILALVAALQFDKVANLFSSRTQLVQEYDGGHLGRFERHRIGFLMAMEKPLGIGPMMFSKMFPEDEHNIYLKSLTTYGWLGFATYLTLMAWTLSAGFRVLLRDRPWQPFLMIAFITLLGHSAIGFVIDTDHWRHFYLLLGVVWGCLALERRHNRRIASGTTLA encoded by the coding sequence TTGAGCGACGCGGCCCTCACCCACGCCCCGCCCTTCCGGCCGCAGCTTGCGGCTGTCGGCATCGTCGGCTCCATGCTGGTGACGACGGGCGTCTTCCTGTCGGGCTTCGTCATCAGCGAGCCGGCGCCCTACGAGGTGTTCATGGCAGGCCTCATCGGCCTCTGGGCGGTGGTGGGCCTGCGCATCTCGCGCGGCATCGCGCCGCTCCTGGTGCTGGTCGTGCTCTTCAATGTCGGCGGCATGCTCTCGCTGACGGTGATGGACGACCTTTCCAGCGGCCCGATGTACATGGCCGTCTCGCTGTTCCTCGCCCTTTCCAGCGTCTTCTTCGCCGCCATCGTGGAGGCACGCCCGGCGCGGCTGGAGCTCATCTTCCGCGCCTGGGTGGCGGGCGCGCTCATCACCTCGATCCTCGGCATCCTCGGTTATTTCCACGCCTTTCCCGGCGCAGAGGCCTTCACGCTCTACGACCGCGCCAAGGGCGCCTTCCAGGATCCCAACGTCTTCGGCCCCTTCCTCGTCGCGCCGTCGCTCTACCTGATGCACGGCCTGCTTTCCGGCCGCATCCTCGGCGCGCCGCTGAAGGTGGTCGGCGTCCTGACCCTGGCGCTCGGCCTCTTCCTTTCCTTCTCGCGCGCGGCCTGGGGGCTCTACCTCTTCGGCGTGGTGGCGCTGGTCTTCGTCATGTTGCTGAAGGAGCGTACCGGTGCCTTCCGGCTGAAGATCCTCATCCTCAGCCTTTCGGCCGCGGGCCTGATGATCCTCGCGCTGGTCGCCGCGCTGCAATTCGACAAGGTCGCGAACCTCTTCTCCAGCCGAACGCAGCTCGTGCAGGAATATGACGGCGGGCATCTCGGCCGCTTCGAGCGCCACCGCATCGGCTTCCTGATGGCCATGGAAAAGCCGCTCGGCATCGGCCCGATGATGTTCAGCAAGATGTTTCCGGAGGACGAGCACAACATCTACCTGAAATCGCTGACCACTTACGGCTGGCTGGGTTTCGCCACCTACCTGACGCTCATGGCATGGACGCTTTCGGCCGGCTTCAGGGTGCTGCTGCGCGACCGGCCGTGGCAACCCTTCCTGATGATCGCCTTCATCACCCTCCTCGGGCACAGCGCGATCGGCTTCGTCATCGACACCGATCACTGGCGTCACTTCTACCTGCTGCTCGGGGTGGTATGGGGATGCCTGGCGCTGGAACGGCGCCATAACCGGCGGATCGCTTCGGGCACCACCCTCGCCTGA
- a CDS encoding glycosyltransferase family 4 protein → MADDGPLRIIHCFRSPIGGIFRHVRDLAEFHARAGHEVGIICDSLTGGSFEDSLFDEIRPYLPLGLVRMPINRSISPRDIGAFRESYREIKGLRPDVLHGHGAKGGAIARLIGSALRVNRYRVARLYSPHGGSLHYTNRTAAGLAILTAERLLEPLGDAIAFVCDYEREAYTARVGRPRVRAERIYNGIHDRDFDTVYPREDAVDFLYIGMLRDLKGPDVFVDAFARTERLVGRPLSALMVGDGPDKEKYEQMMLQLGLGRRIAMLPSMKAREAFALARNVVVPSRAEAMPYIVLEALAARKAVIASRVGGIPEVLGRDSIALAEPGDAQSLAGVMAQSVSDPAWLRKVMPEPAAFKGTFSASVMSGSLLALYRDILARQPGGRRLAEEVAAA, encoded by the coding sequence ATGGCGGACGATGGGCCTTTGCGCATCATTCATTGTTTCCGGTCTCCCATCGGCGGTATCTTCCGCCATGTGCGGGATCTCGCCGAATTCCATGCACGGGCCGGCCATGAGGTCGGCATCATCTGCGACAGCCTCACGGGCGGGTCCTTCGAGGATTCGCTGTTCGACGAGATCCGTCCCTACCTTCCGCTCGGCCTCGTGCGCATGCCGATCAACCGTTCGATCAGTCCGCGCGACATCGGCGCCTTTAGGGAAAGTTATCGTGAAATAAAAGGTTTGCGGCCGGATGTGCTGCACGGGCACGGCGCCAAGGGTGGCGCCATCGCCCGGCTCATCGGCTCAGCCCTGCGGGTCAACAGGTATCGCGTAGCCCGCCTCTATTCGCCGCACGGCGGCAGCCTGCACTATACGAACCGCACCGCCGCGGGACTGGCCATCCTGACGGCCGAGCGGCTTCTCGAACCGCTCGGCGATGCGATCGCCTTCGTCTGCGACTACGAGCGGGAGGCCTATACGGCCCGCGTCGGCCGGCCGCGCGTGCGGGCCGAACGCATCTACAACGGCATCCACGACCGCGACTTCGATACCGTCTATCCCCGCGAGGACGCGGTGGATTTCCTCTATATCGGCATGCTGCGCGACCTCAAGGGACCCGACGTCTTCGTCGACGCCTTCGCGCGGACCGAGCGCCTCGTCGGCCGCCCGCTTTCGGCGCTGATGGTCGGCGACGGGCCGGACAAGGAGAAATACGAGCAGATGATGCTCCAGCTCGGCCTCGGCCGCCGCATCGCGATGCTGCCGTCGATGAAGGCACGCGAGGCCTTCGCGCTCGCCCGCAACGTCGTCGTTCCGTCCCGCGCCGAGGCGATGCCCTATATCGTGCTCGAGGCGCTCGCCGCGCGAAAAGCCGTCATAGCCAGCCGCGTCGGCGGCATTCCCGAAGTGCTCGGCCGCGACAGCATCGCGCTCGCGGAACCGGGCGACGCGCAGTCGCTCGCCGGCGTCATGGCCCAGTCCGTCAGCGATCCCGCCTGGCTGCGCAAGGTCATGCCCGAGCCCGCCGCCTTCAAGGGAACCTTCTCGGCCTCCGTCATGTCCGGCTCGCTCCTTGCCCTCTATCGGGACATCCTCGCCCGCCAGCCGGGCGGGCGGCGGCTTGCGGAAGAGGTCGCGGCGGCCTGA
- a CDS encoding undecaprenyl-phosphate glucose phosphotransferase — MNHVDKPESFDPDALRRKVSESRAGGADETAAELNPLARQIAQQFRDDSYSPAMITGLLRLSEFAALVAIGYCIHALYVGMGMTALYVSVLVGGAAIGVLLIQLADAYQVPALRSPLRMTPRILAAWAIAFAAMSLVLFFFKSGDHYSRFWFAAWFAAGAVYLVVERQVIAYSIRRWARNGTMERRAVIVGGGEPAKELIRTLEHQPENDIRICGIFDDRDERRSPSIIAGYPKLGNVAELVEFARLARIDMLIISLPLSAETRILTLLKKLWVLPVDIRLAAHAKGLRFRPRSYSQVGSLPMLDIFDKPIADWDNVAKRIFDIFFSVVALVLLWPVLIGAAIAVKLSSPGPIIFKQKRHGFNNEIIEVYKFRSMYTHLSDPTARAAVTKGDPRVTRVGRFLRKSSIDELPQLFNVLKGELSLVGPRPHAIEAQSRDRKYVDVVDGYFARHRVKPGVTGWAQINGWRGEIDHDDKIRFRTEFDLYYIENWSLWLDLKILFLTPIRLLNTENAY; from the coding sequence ATGAACCATGTCGACAAGCCCGAATCCTTCGATCCGGACGCTCTGAGGCGCAAGGTCTCCGAAAGCCGGGCGGGCGGGGCCGATGAAACGGCCGCCGAGCTCAATCCGCTTGCCCGCCAGATCGCCCAGCAATTCCGCGACGACAGCTATTCGCCGGCCATGATCACCGGCCTGCTGCGCCTGTCGGAGTTCGCAGCGCTGGTGGCGATCGGTTACTGCATCCATGCGCTCTATGTCGGCATGGGCATGACCGCGCTCTATGTGAGCGTGCTCGTCGGCGGGGCGGCCATCGGCGTGCTGCTGATCCAGCTTGCCGATGCCTACCAGGTGCCGGCGCTGCGCTCGCCGCTGCGCATGACGCCGCGCATCCTCGCCGCCTGGGCCATCGCCTTCGCGGCAATGTCGCTCGTCCTCTTCTTCTTCAAGTCGGGCGACCACTATTCGCGCTTCTGGTTCGCCGCCTGGTTCGCGGCGGGTGCCGTCTATCTCGTCGTCGAGCGGCAGGTCATCGCCTATTCGATCCGCCGCTGGGCCCGCAACGGCACGATGGAGCGGCGCGCCGTCATCGTCGGCGGCGGCGAGCCGGCCAAGGAACTCATCCGCACGCTGGAGCACCAGCCGGAGAACGACATCCGCATCTGCGGCATCTTCGACGACCGCGACGAGCGCCGCTCGCCCTCGATCATCGCCGGCTATCCCAAGCTCGGCAATGTCGCTGAGCTCGTCGAGTTCGCCCGCCTCGCGCGCATCGACATGCTGATCATCTCGCTGCCGCTGTCGGCAGAAACGCGCATCCTGACCCTGCTCAAGAAGCTGTGGGTGCTGCCGGTGGACATTCGCCTTGCCGCCCATGCGAAGGGGTTGCGGTTCCGTCCGCGCAGCTATTCCCAGGTCGGCAGCCTGCCGATGCTCGACATCTTCGACAAGCCGATCGCCGACTGGGACAATGTCGCCAAGCGCATCTTCGACATCTTCTTCAGCGTCGTCGCGCTCGTCCTTCTCTGGCCGGTGCTGATCGGCGCGGCGATCGCGGTGAAGCTCTCCTCCCCCGGCCCGATCATCTTCAAGCAGAAGCGCCACGGCTTCAACAACGAGATCATCGAGGTCTACAAGTTCCGCTCGATGTACACCCATCTGTCGGATCCGACCGCGCGCGCCGCCGTCACCAAGGGCGACCCGCGCGTCACCCGCGTCGGCCGTTTCCTGCGCAAGTCCTCCATCGACGAACTGCCGCAGCTCTTCAACGTGCTCAAGGGCGAGCTCTCGCTCGTCGGCCCGCGCCCGCATGCCATCGAGGCGCAGTCGCGCGACCGCAAGTATGTCGATGTCGTCGACGGCTACTTCGCCCGCCACCGCGTCAAGCCCGGCGTGACCGGCTGGGCGCAGATCAACGGCTGGCGCGGCGAGATCGACCATGACGACAAGATCCGCTTCCGCACGGAATTCGACCTCTACTATATCGAGAACTGGTCGCTCTGGCTGGACCTGAAGATCCTGTTCCTGACGCCGATCCGCCTGCTCAACACGGAAAACGCCTATTGA
- a CDS encoding polysaccharide biosynthesis/export family protein, producing the protein MLLAMAFVVPAVSACSGYRPAPKAFHEATIQPYSLDSGDRLRITVFEQTGLSNTYTVDQAGYVAFPLIGAVPARGQTIQQLESAIAAKLRQGYLRDPDVSIEVDRYRSIYIMGEVGQAGQYSYVAGMTIQNAIAVAGGFSPRANQRDVDVTRKINGKIITGRVSISDPILAGDTVYVRERLF; encoded by the coding sequence ATGCTGCTCGCAATGGCGTTCGTCGTGCCGGCCGTTTCGGCCTGCAGCGGCTATCGCCCCGCCCCCAAGGCCTTCCACGAGGCGACGATCCAGCCCTACAGCCTGGACAGCGGCGATCGCCTGCGCATTACGGTGTTCGAACAGACGGGCCTCAGCAACACCTATACCGTCGACCAGGCCGGCTATGTCGCCTTCCCGCTCATCGGCGCCGTGCCGGCGCGCGGCCAGACGATCCAGCAACTGGAGAGCGCCATCGCGGCAAAGCTGCGCCAGGGGTATCTGCGCGATCCCGACGTCTCCATCGAGGTCGACCGCTACCGCTCCATCTACATCATGGGCGAAGTCGGCCAGGCCGGGCAGTACAGCTATGTCGCCGGCATGACGATCCAGAACGCCATCGCCGTCGCCGGCGGCTTCTCGCCGCGCGCCAACCAACGCGACGTCGACGTGACACGCAAGATCAACGGAAAGATCATCACCGGACGCGTCTCCATCTCTGACCCGATCCTGGCCGGCGACACCGTCTATGTCCGCGAACGACTGTTCTGA
- a CDS encoding GlsB/YeaQ/YmgE family stress response membrane protein, whose amino-acid sequence MEDAGIGWIAAIIIGGVAGWLAEMFMKSNMGMLMNIVLGIVGAAVANILLGLIGVSLGGWLGYLVAGFIGACILIALARAIRR is encoded by the coding sequence ATGGAAGACGCAGGTATCGGCTGGATCGCGGCCATCATCATCGGCGGTGTCGCCGGCTGGCTCGCCGAAATGTTCATGAAGAGCAACATGGGCATGCTGATGAACATCGTGCTCGGCATCGTCGGCGCGGCCGTCGCCAATATCCTCCTGGGCCTGATCGGCGTCTCGCTCGGTGGCTGGCTCGGCTATCTCGTCGCCGGCTTCATCGGCGCCTGCATCCTCATAGCGCTGGCGCGGGCGATCAGACGCTAG
- a CDS encoding MerR family transcriptional regulator: MDKSPDAFRTISEVADDLDLPQHVLRFWETRFTQIKPMKRGGGRRYYRPEDVDLLKGIRHLLYDHGYTIKGVQKLLKVNGNKFVAAIASGDLATVEALAAASHEEPPPPKAGSDEDQIVGRAKAPASRRFFSFGGGGDEPPEISIGKTSVGKEDRALLQEALYDLLECKRLLDQVR; encoded by the coding sequence ATGGACAAGAGTCCGGACGCTTTCCGCACCATCAGCGAGGTCGCCGACGACCTCGACCTGCCCCAGCATGTGCTGCGTTTCTGGGAAACGCGCTTCACCCAGATCAAGCCGATGAAGCGCGGCGGCGGCCGGCGCTACTATCGCCCCGAGGACGTCGATCTCCTCAAGGGCATCCGCCATCTGCTCTACGACCATGGCTATACGATCAAGGGCGTGCAGAAGCTGCTCAAGGTCAACGGCAACAAGTTCGTCGCCGCCATTGCCAGCGGCGATCTTGCGACCGTCGAGGCGCTGGCGGCCGCCAGCCACGAGGAGCCGCCCCCGCCGAAGGCCGGCAGCGACGAGGACCAGATCGTCGGCCGCGCCAAGGCGCCCGCCAGCCGCCGCTTCTTCTCCTTCGGCGGCGGCGGCGACGAGCCGCCGGAAATCTCCATCGGCAAGACGAGCGTCGGCAAGGAAGATCGCGCCCTCCTGCAGGAGGCGCTCTACGATCTCCTGGAATGCAAGCGCCTGCTCGACCAGGTTCGCTGA
- a CDS encoding GNAT family N-acetyltransferase: MQLQIKASGHGLAEEVALGLPLPLALRLHDRMEPLKATWRALERENGLSLHQSYDWCRAWVETHGCPLLVVEGLCDGRTQFILPFEVVRQGPLRTARFIATDFSNINTGLYTEAFRAANPSPQELHRALGDIRAALAGACDILLFERVPLDWRGRESPFAGLPSVLNQNASFQLELFESFERTLEQINAKRRRKRARSSERRLAALGGHEHVVAEAGAEARALLDLFFHQKAARFEAMGLPDVFRDERTRDFFHRLVSTPATDGNYLLKLHALRLKGDHDGHIAAITGLSRKGDHVICQFGSIDDSVAADASPGDYLFHIAIEKLCEEGVRLFDFGIGDQLYKRSWCPIETAQHDLFWPVTLAGRAAATMHRAKAATKRLIKQNPQVYSFVQRLRFGKAEVASAGGEPD; encoded by the coding sequence ATGCAATTGCAGATCAAGGCGTCCGGGCATGGGCTTGCGGAAGAGGTGGCACTTGGGCTGCCCCTGCCCCTCGCCCTTCGCCTGCACGACCGCATGGAGCCGCTGAAGGCGACCTGGCGCGCGCTCGAAAGGGAAAACGGCCTGTCCCTGCACCAGAGCTACGACTGGTGCCGGGCCTGGGTGGAAACGCATGGCTGTCCGCTGCTGGTCGTCGAGGGCCTTTGCGACGGCCGCACGCAGTTCATCCTTCCGTTCGAAGTCGTCCGCCAGGGACCGCTGCGCACCGCGCGCTTCATCGCCACCGATTTCAGCAACATCAATACCGGCCTCTACACAGAGGCCTTCCGCGCCGCCAACCCTTCCCCGCAGGAGCTCCACCGGGCCCTGGGGGACATACGCGCGGCGCTCGCAGGCGCCTGCGACATCCTGCTCTTCGAACGGGTGCCGCTCGACTGGCGGGGCCGGGAAAGCCCCTTCGCCGGCCTTCCCTCCGTCCTGAACCAGAACGCATCCTTCCAGCTCGAACTGTTCGAGAGCTTCGAGCGGACGCTGGAACAGATCAACGCCAAGCGCCGCCGCAAGCGTGCCCGCAGCTCCGAGCGCCGGCTGGCGGCGTTGGGCGGGCATGAGCATGTGGTGGCCGAGGCGGGAGCGGAAGCGCGCGCCCTGCTCGACCTGTTCTTTCACCAGAAGGCCGCCCGCTTCGAGGCCATGGGCCTGCCGGACGTCTTTCGCGACGAACGTACGCGCGACTTCTTCCACCGGCTCGTCTCGACCCCCGCGACGGACGGAAACTACCTGCTCAAGCTCCATGCCCTGCGTCTCAAGGGCGACCATGACGGGCATATCGCGGCGATCACCGGCCTGTCGCGCAAGGGCGACCATGTGATCTGCCAGTTCGGCTCGATCGACGACAGCGTGGCGGCCGACGCCAGCCCCGGCGACTACCTGTTCCACATCGCCATCGAGAAACTGTGCGAGGAGGGTGTGCGCCTCTTCGATTTCGGCATCGGCGACCAGCTCTACAAGCGCTCCTGGTGCCCGATCGAGACGGCGCAGCACGACCTCTTCTGGCCGGTGACGCTCGCCGGAAGGGCCGCGGCGACCATGCATCGCGCCAAGGCGGCCACCAAGCGCCTCATCAAGCAGAACCCGCAGGTCTATTCCTTCGTGCAGCGCCTTCGCTTCGGCAAGGCGGAGGTAGCGAGCGCCGGCGGCGAGCCGGATTAG
- a CDS encoding COX15/CtaA family protein — protein MNATTTAAYRSDDMDRIDRNRRQVRRWLALVLFTLFVLVLVGGATRLTGSGLSITEWKPIHGVIPPLTAGEWQEEFELYKRIPQYEQINKGMTVDEFKSIFWWEWAHRLIARSIGFIFAVPLVFFWFTGRIEKRLRWPLAGLLALGGFQGFIGWWMVSSGLAERVSVSQYRLATHLTIACLIFALTMWIMRALSPHSEDAPPTAGARRMAGIIACMAIFQIYLGALVAGLHAGLTYNTWPLMDGALVPGGLFVQQPWWINLFENPKTVQFVHRLGAYVLFALALVHLVSSLRAAPETTHARRALLLFGLVCLQATIGILTLVWQVPLAWALAHQGGALIVLGFAIAHWRGFYGEMER, from the coding sequence ATGAATGCCACGACCACTGCCGCCTACCGCAGCGACGACATGGACAGGATCGACCGCAACCGCCGCCAGGTGCGCCGCTGGCTCGCCCTCGTGCTGTTCACGCTGTTCGTGCTGGTGCTCGTCGGCGGCGCGACGCGGCTCACCGGCTCGGGCCTTTCCATCACCGAATGGAAGCCGATCCACGGCGTCATTCCCCCGCTCACCGCCGGCGAATGGCAGGAGGAATTCGAGCTCTACAAGCGCATCCCGCAATATGAGCAGATCAACAAGGGCATGACCGTCGACGAATTCAAGTCGATCTTCTGGTGGGAATGGGCGCACCGGCTGATCGCGCGCTCCATCGGCTTCATCTTCGCCGTGCCCCTCGTCTTTTTCTGGTTCACCGGGCGCATCGAGAAGCGGCTGCGCTGGCCGCTCGCCGGTCTTCTGGCGCTCGGCGGGTTCCAGGGTTTCATCGGCTGGTGGATGGTGTCCTCCGGCCTTGCCGAGCGGGTGTCGGTCAGCCAGTACCGGCTGGCGACGCACCTCACCATCGCCTGTCTCATCTTCGCGCTGACGATGTGGATCATGCGCGCGCTCTCGCCGCACAGCGAGGATGCGCCGCCGACCGCCGGCGCGCGCCGGATGGCCGGCATCATCGCCTGCATGGCGATCTTCCAGATCTATCTCGGCGCGCTCGTGGCCGGCCTCCATGCGGGCCTCACCTACAATACCTGGCCCTTGATGGACGGCGCGCTGGTGCCGGGCGGCCTCTTCGTGCAGCAGCCGTGGTGGATCAACCTCTTCGAAAATCCGAAGACCGTGCAGTTCGTCCACCGCCTCGGCGCCTACGTGCTCTTCGCGCTCGCCCTGGTCCACCTCGTCTCGTCGCTGCGCGCCGCGCCGGAAACGACGCATGCGCGCCGTGCGCTGCTGCTTTTCGGCCTCGTCTGTCTGCAGGCGACGATCGGCATCCTCACGCTGGTCTGGCAGGTCCCGCTCGCCTGGGCGCTCGCCCACCAGGGCGGCGCGCTGATCGTGCTCGGCTTCGCCATCGCGCATTGGCGCGGGTTCTATGGGGAGATGGAGCGGTAG